From Vidua chalybeata isolate OUT-0048 chromosome 35 unlocalized genomic scaffold, bVidCha1 merged haplotype SUPER_35_unloc_1, whole genome shotgun sequence:
GCACCGCGCTGCACATCGCGGCCTCCAACCTGTGCCTGGGGGCGGTGCGCTGCCTGCTGGAGCACGGCGCCGACCCCGCCCTCAGGGTACgggggggtttttgggggtgtcctggggggggttttgggggtcttgggggggtttttttggggtgggggactccggggggctcggggatttgggggagatttggggggatttggggtttggggtttggggcgGGGCGCTGTCTGCTGGAGGACAGCACCGACCCCGCCCTCAGGGTacggggggctttgggggggtcctggggggttttatttggggtggggggctccggggggctcggggatttgggggggatttgggatggatcggggatttgggggggatttggggggatttgaggtTTGGGGTGCTGCCTGCTGGAGCACGGCGCCGACCCCGCCCTCAGGGTacgggggggtttgggggggtcctgggggggtttttggggtggggggctcgggggggttGGGGGTGATTTGGGATGGatcggggatttgggggggatttggggtttggggcgGTGCTGGAGGACAGCACCGACCCCGCCCTCAGGGTacgggggggtttggggggggtcctgggggggtttttggggctcctgggggggtttgggggtttttggggtgggtttggggggtctTGGGGGCACACTGGGGGGGGGTCCTGatgggtttgggggtcctgagGACACAgtgggggggtcctgggggggttttggtGCCACCAAAACCTCCGGAGACCGGGAACaccctgggcttcctctggagAGACACGAGGCCACCTGTGGCCACCTGTAGCCACGCTTGGCCACCGAATGGGGGGGTCCTGatgggtttgggggtcctggggagttttggggtggctttggggtgtcctgggggcaCAGTGGGGGGGTCCAGTGGAGTTTTGGTGCTACCAAAACCTCCAGAGACCGGGAACAtcctgggcttcctctggagAGACACGAGCCCACCTGTGGCCACCTGTGGCCACCTGTAGCCACGCTTGGCCACCGAATGGGGGGGTCCTGatgggtttgggggtcctggggagttttggggtggctttggggtgtcctgggggcaCACTGGGGGGTCCAGGGGAGTTTTGGTGCCACCAAAACCTATGGAGACCGGGAACACCCTGGGCTTCCCCTGTAGAGACACGAGGCCACCTGTAGCCACCTGTGGCCACCTGTGGCCACCTGTAGCGACGCGTGGCCACCAGATGGGGAGGtcctgctgggtttgggggtcctgggggcacagtgggggggtcctggggggttttGGTGCCACCAAAACCTCCAGAGACCGGGAACaccctgggcttcctctggagAGACACGAGGCCACCTGTAGCCACCTGTGGCCACCCTTAGCCACGCGTGGCCACCTCAGACACGGCCCCCCgttgccccccccccccccccccccagaacaGCAAGGGCCAGGTGGCGGCCGAGGTGGTGCCGGACCCCACGGACATGGCGCTGGACCGGGCCGAGGCGGCCGAGGCGGCGCGGGAGCtgcggcggctgctgctggaCGCGGTGCcgctgagctgcagcctgccGCGCGTCACCCTGCCCAACTACGACAACCTGCCCGGCACGCtgatgctgctgtgcctggggctgcagctgggggacAGGGTGCGGCTGGACAGCGGCAAGGtgtgtcacccgtgtcacctgtgtcaccctgtgtgtcacctgtgtcaccccaaaCCCGCCCCGTGTCACCCCAAACCTGCCGCGCGTCACCCTGCCCAACTACGACAACCTGCCCGGCACGCtgatgctgctgtgcctggggctgcagctgggggacAGGGTGCGGCTGGACAGCGGCAAGGtgtgtcacccgtgtcacctgtgtcacctgtgtcaccctgtgtgtcacctgtgtcacctgtgtcaccccaaaCCCGCCCCGTgtcaccccaaacctgccccgTGTCACGCtgatgctgctgtgcctggggctgcagctgggggacAGGGTGCGGCTGGACAGCGGCAAGGtgtgtcacccgtgtcacctgtgtcaccctgtgtcaccccaaaCCCGCCCCGTgtcaccccaaacctgccctgtgtcacctgtgtcaccccctgtgtcacctgtgtcaccccaaacccaccctgtgtcaccccaaacctgccctgtgtcacctgtgtcaccccaaacctgccctgtgtcacctgtgtcaccccctgtgtcaccccctgtgtcaccttgtgtcaccccaaacctgccctgtgtcacctgtgtcaccccaatgtcacctgtgtcacctgtgtcacctgtgtcatcTGTGTCATCTGCGTCACCCCaatgtcacctgtgtcacctgtgtcacctgtgtcacctgtgtcacccttgtgtcacctgtgtcacctgtgtcatctgtgtcacctgtgtcacctgtgtcacctgtgtcacccttgtgtcacctgtgtcacctgtgtcacctgtgtcaccccaatgtcacctgtgtcacctgtgtcatctgtgtcacctgtgtcatcTGTGTCACCCCaatgtcacctgtgtcacctgtgtcacctgtgccacctgtgtcaccccaatgtcacctgtgtcacccttgtgtcacctgtgtcacctgtgtcacctgtgtcaccccaatgtcacctgtgtcacctgtgtcatctgtgtcacctgtgtcatcTGTGTCACCCCaatgtcacctgtgtcacccttgtgtcacctgtgtcacctgtgtcatcTGTGTCACCCCaatgtcacctgtgtcactcTCCAAGaccccctgtgtcaccccaatGTCACCCATGTCACCACaatgtcacctgtgccacctgtgccacctgtgtcacctgtgtcacctgtgtcaccccaatgtcacctgtgtcacccttgtgtcacctgtgccacctgtgccacctgtgtcacctgtgtcactcTCAAcaccccctgtgtcacctgtgtcaccccagtgtcacctgtgccaccccgGCGCCCTCTGTGGGACCCCAGAGGTCCCCATGTCACCCAGGGCcgggctggatttggggttcaggtgccacccaggtgtcccctgtccccaggtgggCACCCTGAGGTTCTGTGCCACCACGGCCcatgttgggattttggggtttggggtttttttgtaggattggggttttttggggtattttttgggaatttcgggggcgatgtttttggggttcaggTGCCACccaggtgtcacctgtccccaggtgggCACCCTGAGGTTCTGTGGCACCACGGCCTTGGCTGGCATTCcggggaggattttggggtttgggtttttttgtagggttgagggttttttggggtattttttgggaatttcgggggtgatgtttttggggttcaggtgccacccaggtgtcccctgtccccaggtgggCACCCTGAGGTTCTGTGGCACCACGGCCTTCGCCAGCGGGCAGTGGGCGGGGGTGGAGCTGGACGAGCCCGAGGGGAAGAACGACGGCAGCGTGGGGGGGGTCCGCTACTTCATCTGCCCCCCCAAAACGGGTACGGGACCCCCGCGACCCcctggggtggggctgggacccccgggacccccgggaatccctgggagtggggctgggaccccctggggtggggctgggaccccccccaggacccctggGACCCACCCGGGACCCCCttggggatggggctgggacccccgggaccccctgaGGTGGGGCTGGGACCTCCTGGGggtggggctgggacccccaggacccccctgggaccccctgaGGGTGGGGGGATCCCCTGGGGGGGGCATCCCTGGACCTTttgggggtggggtggggggttGGGACTGGGTCATACTGGGCTGGACTGGTTTGTACCAGGTTGGactggtccttactggtccatactggtctgtactggtcctTACTGCTCCttactggtccatactggtctgtactggtccgtactggtccgtactggtccctactggtccatactggtccatattggtccgtactggtccgtactggtccttactggtccttactggtccgtactggtccttactggtccatactggtccatatTGGTCCTtactggtccttactggtccatactggtccttactggtccATATTGGCCCttactggtctgtactggtccataTTGGTCCctactggtctgtactggtccgtactggtccttactggtccatactggtccttactggtctgtactggtccttactggtctgtactggtccataTTGGTCCTTACTGGTCCTTtactggtccttactggtccGTACTGGCCGCAGGCATCTTCGCCTCGGTGTCCAAGATCTCCAAGGCCGAGGAGCAGCCCCCGGCGCCGTCgccccccccgagccccccgggacccccggcccgAGCCCCCCACAAATCCCGCAAGGACAAGAGAGGTACAGACCCCCCCCCGAAATCCACgggagccccaaaatccaggggaacccccccccaaaatccacgggacccccaaaacacagggaacccccccaaaaatccacgGGACCCCCAAAATACAGGGGAACCCCCCCCCGAAATCCACggagccccaaaatccaggggaacccccccaaaaatccacgGGACCCCCAAAATACAGGGGAACCcctgaacccccccaaaatccaggggaaCCCCCCAAATTCCAAGGGAACCcctgaacccccccaaaatcccgcAAAGGATGGGCGTGGCTGGGTGTGCTGATGGTGGGTGTGGCAGGGTGTGGTCACCGTGGCTCCGCCCCCATCCTCCCGGAAGTGGGCGGGGACGTGGCTGGGATGGGCGTGGCAGGGTGTGGTCACTGTGGCTCCGCCCCCAGCCTCCTGGAAGCGGGCGGGGCGTGGCTGGGATGGGCGTGGCAGGGTGTGGTCACTGTGGCTCCGCCCCCAGCCTCCTGGAAGCGGGCAGGGGCGTGGCTGGGATGGGTGTGACAGGGTGTGGTCACTGTGGCTCCGCCCCCAGCCTCCCGGAAGCGGGCGGGGGCATGGCTGGGATGGGTGTGGCAGGGCGTGGCAGGGTGTGGCCACTGTGGCTCCGCCCCCAGCCTCCCAGAAGCGGGCGGGGGCATGGCTGGGATGGGTGTGGCAGGGCGTGGCAGGGCGTGGCCACTGTGGCTCCACCCCCAGCCTCCCGGAAGCGGGCGGGGGCGTGGCTGGGATGGGCGTGGCAGGGTGTGGTCACTGTGGCTCCGCCCCCAGCCTCCCGGAAGCGGGCGGGGGCGTGGCTGGACCGCGAGGGCCGGCGGGTGGCGCCGGGGGACGCGGTGCTGGTGGCCGGGCAGCGCCAGGGCCGGGCGCGCTTCTACGGCCGCACCGACTTCGCCCCCGGTGAGAGCCCGACCCCGCCCCCTGATCTGACCCCGCCCCCTGATGGGACCCCGGCCCACTGAGACCCCGCCCCGCTGAGACCCCGCCCCCTGATCAGACCCCAGCCCACTGAGACCCCGCCCCGCTGAGACCCCGCCCCAATGAGACACTGCCCCCGATGAGACCCCACCCCACTGAGACCCCGCCCCAAGGAGACCCCGCCCCACCGATACACCGCCCCCGATGAGACCCCGCCCCGCTGAGACCCCCGCCCCAAGGAGACCCCGCCCCACTGAGACACCGCCCCCTGCACAGACCCCTCCCCAGAGACCCCGCCCCCTGATGTGACCCCACCCCCTGATGAGACCCCTCCCTATGCCGAGACCCCGCCCCTCGCCAATGTCCCTGAtatccccgatgtccccgatgtccccccaatgtccccccagtgtccccaatgtccccaatgtccccgatgtccccaatatccccgatgtccccgatgtccccgatgtccccgctgtccccgatgtccccggtgtccccgatgtccccgatgtccccgctgtccccgatgtccccgatgtccccgtgtccccgatgtccccgatgtccccgctgtccccgatgtccccggtgtccccggtgtccccgatgtccccgctgtccccgatgtccccggtgtccccggtgtccccgatgtccccgctgtccccgatgtccccggtgtccccgatgtccccgatgtccccaatgtccccgatgtccccgatgtccccgatgtccccaatgtccccgatgtccccgatgtccccaatatccccgatgtccccgatgtccccgatgtccccgctgtccccgatgtccccggtgtccccaatatccccgatgtccccgatgtccccgctgtccccgatgtccccaatgtccccagtgatgtccccgctgtccccagggtaCTGGTTCGGGGTGGAGCTGGACTCTGCGGGGGGCAAGCACGACGGCTCCGTTTTCGGGGTGCGCTACTTCACCTGCCCCCCCAAACACGGCGTCTTCGCACCCCCCTCCCGCGTCCAGAGGtacgggggacacgggggggacacggggacagagggacagggggacacggggggacacggggacatgaggacatggggacaggggggacatcaggggacacggggggacacggggacatggggggacatggggacggGGGGGACATGGGAGGACACGGGGACAAGGGGGGacggggggacatggggacagggggacatgggggggacacggggacatggggacacagagggacatggggacagagagggacatggggggacacggggacatgggaggacacggggacaagggggacagggggacatgaGGGGcgacatggggacacggggggacatggggacatggggggacatggggacaagggggacacggggacaaggggggacgggggggacagggagggacagggggacatggggggacacggggacatggggacacagagggacatggggacagagggggacgtgggggacacggggacaagggggggacagggggggacacaagggacatggggacatggggggaaacaggggggacatggggacaggggcgGATACAGGGacgggggggacacagggatatggggggacatggggagacggagggacatggggatggggggacttggggacaaggggtgacatggggacatggggacaggaggggacacggggcgGATACAGGGacgggggggacacagggacagggagggacatggggacaagtggggacaggagggggacatgggggataTGGGGACACAGCCGGGACGTggaggggacatgaggggacactgggatgggacagtGGGGTCACAGGGAGGTCACAGGGAGGTCACCCAGGGGTCACCCAGGGGTCACAGGGGACACTGTGGtcaccccctgtccccgtgtcccccccagggTCGGGGGTCCCAAGGAGGAGCCCGGGGATGGCAGCTCCGAAAAGAAGGGACAGCCCGTCACAGGTGAGGGGCGGGGCAGGGCGGTGATTGACAGGtgggcggggcagggcgggaCAGTGATGGACAGCTGGGTGGGGCACTGATTGACAGGTGGGCACTGATTGACAGGTGGGCAGGGCATTGAGTGACAGGTGGGTGGGGCTGGGTGGGACAGTGATGGACAGCTGGGTGGGGCAGGGTGGGACTATGATTGACAGAtgggtggggcagggcaggtgctgaTTGACAGGTGGGTGGGGCAGACACGGGCAGGGTGGGTGGGGCAAAGCAGTGATTGACAGGTGGGCGTGGCAATGATTGACAGGTGGGTGGGCAGGGTTGGCACTGCTGATTGGCTGTTGAGGGTGATGTGACCGTGTCCCCCcttgtccccgtgtcccccccatgtccccgtgtcccccccatgtccccatgtccccgtgtcccccccatgtccccgtgtccccccca
This genomic window contains:
- the CLIP3 gene encoding CAP-Gly domain-containing linker protein 3; translated protein: MTKERGGDPPAGGTPPPDPPSPVVERRKKPMVHPAAPAPLPKDYAFTFFDPNDAACREILLDPRTTVAQLFAILRQWVPQVQHSVDVIGNEILRRGCHVDDRDGLTDMTLLHYACKAGAHGVGDPAAAVRLSTRLLALGGDAGLRSRWTHMNALHYAAYFDVPELIRTLLRAAAPRVLHSTCSDFSHGTALHIAASNLCLGAVRCLLEHGADPALRNSKGQVAAEVVPDPTDMALDRAEAAEAARELRRLLLDAVPLSCSLPRVTLPNYDNLPGTLMLLCLGLQLGDRVRLDSGKVGTLRFCGTTAFASGQWAGVELDEPEGKNDGSVGGVRYFICPPKTGIFASVSKISKAEEQPPAPSPPPSPPGPPARAPHKSRKDKRASRKRAGAWLDREGRRVAPGDAVLVAGQRQGRARFYGRTDFAPGYWFGVELDSAGGKHDGSVFGVRYFTCPPKHGVFAPPSRVQRVGGPKEEPGDGSSEKKGQPVTVSQPKRFPAVRTPKDITSESSFSRLLFCCWFPWMLRAEMQS